Sequence from the Primulina huaijiensis isolate GDHJ02 chromosome 16, ASM1229523v2, whole genome shotgun sequence genome:
tatagaaatagggagctttgttttcataatcattggtctagcaatcatttgcagacgtttaatcaatgattcagccaatccattttgagtatgtacatgagcaacaggatgctcaacaatgattcccatagacatacaataatcattgaaagtctgggaagtaaattcaccagcattatcaagtctaattttcttgattgtataatcgggaaattgattcctcaattttattatttgagcaagtaatcttgcaaatgcaacatttcgagttgacaataaacatacatgtgaccatctgctggaggcatcaatcaataccataaagtatctgaatggtccacatggtggatggattggtccacaaatatcaccctgaatacgttcaagaaacattggtgattcagtttggattttggctggtgatggtcttataataagttttccaagagaacatgctttacattgaaacttattattctgaaagatcttctggtctttcaatggatgaccatgtgtattttctataattcttcgcatcattgttgaaccaggatgtcctaatcgatcatgccaattggttaatattgaagaattatcaattaccatgtttgattcaatgggacgtatatgtgtataatgcaatccagtagggagcattggtagtttttcaatcacatatttctttcctgatttatatgtggtaagacacatatatttctcattcccttcattcattgtttgagtatcatacccatgggaatatatatcattaaaactcaacaaatttcttttcgattgtggtgaatataaagcatcattgatcaaaaattttgtaccattaggtaacaaaaattgtgctttaccacatcctttaatcaagtctacaggacctgatattgtattcaccgttgtttttgttggttttagttccaagaaatatcttttatctcggaggatagtgtgcgttgtaccactatcgggtatgcaaacttcagctttgctcatagcattttccatatttgaacttcaaaaaatatgcaatgaaaaaaaattaatgacaatacatatttaaatataacacatatcataattgtacaataaaacattatcatataaatacatgaaaaataaattattgtacatttatattctaccactatattgttcattttcagagaaatcattgagaaaatctgcagcatcaatattgttcatttctatcccaccaacatattgatcatttccagagaaatcattcataaaatcagcagcatcaaaatgagttgaatcactcaaacggtcacttcgctcagtgaagttggtctccttttctttcccctttatcgattctttataaagtttgcaaagatgctcaggggctcgacaaatacgagaccaatgtcctggagtaccgcatctgaaacaagaactttcaaatcttttcgagtgattttcattaacactcatgttttcttgatgccttttctgtggatggtttgggacgttattttgagatgagttatagaaataactatctcgattattttcaaaaccacggccgcgtccacgaccacgaccacttcctcgtccacgtccacgtccacgacctcgacctcgacctcgacctcgaccaaaaccttgtctttgaatttgattttggtttccaggtttaaattcatttttacttacagcatttacttctggaaatgctgttgatccagtgggtcgggactgatgatttctcattaatagctcgttgttcttttccgccacaagaagacaggcgatgagttcagaatatctcgcaaatccacgcactctatattgttgctgtagtgttatatttgatgcgtgaaacgtggaaaatgttttttcaagcatttccgattctgtaacctcatgtccacaaaattttaactgcgagattattctatacatcgctgaattgtaatcactgacttttttaaagtcttggaatcttaacatattccattcatcacgggcggtcggaagtataacttcccttatatgttcaaatctctcttttaatcctttccacagagccatgggatctttttcgatgagatattcacattttaaaccttcatcaaggtgtcgtcgtaaaaatattatagcttttgctttttcttgtgatgaagatataccattttctttaatggtctcgcttagacccaatgactcaagatgcatttctacatcaagagtccatggcatatagtttttcccagtaatatcaagagcgatgaattcgagctttgccaagtttgccatggtggtactaaaaattacgatgcattttattagttaatgaatattgcaatacaaagtaatggataaacaacaagtacaagtattcgtaaaaataaagaaaacacacgaggaggatattctccgataaatacaagactggtgagtatgataaccaaaataattaaaaataacctcgtgaaagccatcttctttttttcttcgaaaatttgatgaagaataatttttagagaagaagagaaagttggagtgattgaatgtatttgtgagattgtatttatagagcaaaaactagccgttttgttaccgtttattaccgttggtgtataagaaaataaatgtatgtatttgtataattttatggtaataatatggtgtatataatattagtcatatttaaataattatgtatatcatatcacattattataattaggtgtcataagttattttgtttaaaaaaccttataggcttttatacttgtcgtatcccttaccgggagtgtgggatgtcgtcttaacatcctcccaggatttataacaagtttttgaaaaaattatttttattatttctaacaataacattatattatatattacatatataaacaataaataaataacagtaaaataaatattattacttttgttacctttttcttctgttcggagcttggaaaaatatggaggacttttagagcttcgtgctgataacgtgttgtgaaaaagtaaaaatttacggtaaaaaagtaaaaatctcaaactctcaaaattatcacactacacactttataatatttttctctcaactcaattgtgattttcttcacaaatgagagatctatttatagaaaatttttacaaataatccaaaaataaaatacatcattacctacatcatcacacactaattttcaatattcaacacctaattttacctaattttcaacattcaacattcacattttcaacacaaatatttgacacatttttaaataatttttcaacaaagaTGACAATTTTTTGTCTTAAAATGATTGTCTCGGAGTATTTTTTTATCCGACAGACGATCCGATTATTAATTCTATATTATCATCACAACTAAGATTCTCAGTTTTGTATGATTCTTAGTTGTAACATATTGGCCaacaagaaaatataatatttttaattctaaatgttgatttttattttttacaagtGACCCTCAACTTTTTAATATTTAGATATGTTGAATTGTTGAGTTTTCAGACTGTGTAGTATTATGAGTACTAACCTCTTAATTTGATGTTCATTTTAGTTTTAGTCGTATAAATTTCTCGGGTGACTTAAGAAGTATGTTTTCGCATGTAAACGGCTCCGGTCAAATGTTTTGTTTGCTCTGTTGTATAAAACAACTCAATTCGATTCACTATTTATGTTGAATTCGATTCAACCAAAAACTAATTATATTGGTTCTGGATTAATCTGGACCATATTCGGATCGGTTCCAGATTAATTCAATCCGTTAGACTCAATCTTTTTTCTAGAAAACGATTTTCCTTTTCAGAATAACTGATCTGATCGAGCCGACTCGCAAACGATCGAACTAATGTTGGTGGATTATTGGGGAACTCTAATGGTTCAAAGTCTCTACATGGGCATATGGTGACctcaaaatatatgaaaatgcACACGTGTCAATTTCTTATCTTCTCCAGATAAGATGTCATCCTTTACCTTATATCCGTCGGTCCAGACTTGAATCCAATCGCCCGTTCCAATCCAATATCTCTTTTAAAATCCTCCATTTTTCACCGATTCCCTCCTCCACAGCTACAATGGCCACCGCCGCCCTTCAGCAAACTCCAATCACTTACCAATCTCGTTCGCTGCCGTCTTCGCAATTGCAATCCACGCGAGAAATCAAGCTCTCCCTCTCAACTCTACTCTTCCCCAAGCTCACCCTGAAATCGCGACAATCCCGGCGCCGCACTCGTGGAGGGGGTTCCTCCGGCGCTAGAATGGCCGAATCCGCCGCCGGAAGCTACGCCAATGCTTTGGCCGACGTGGCCAAATCCAACAACACACTCGACCAAACCAACTCGGACCTCGAATCGATCGACAAGGTCTTCTCCGACGAAGCGGTGGTGAAGTTCTTCATAAACCCCACGGTCACGGAGGAGGATAAGGGCAAAATCGTCGACGAGATAGCCAAGAAGTCGAAGCTGCTGCCGCACGTGGCGAATTTCCTCAACATCCTGGTGGACATGAAGAGGATAGATATGATCAGGGAAATAATCAAAGAATTCGATGTTGTTTACAACAAATTGACGGAGACGGAGCTGGCGGTGGTGAGCTCGGTGGTGGAGTTGGAGTCGCAGCATCTAGCGCAGATCGCGAAGAGCGTGCAGAAATTGACGGGGGCGAGGAACGTGAGATCAAAACCAAGATCGACCCGACACTGGTAGCCGGGTTCACGATCCGGTACGGGAATTCGGGTTCGAAATTGGTCGACATGAGCGTGAAGAAGCAGCTTGAGGAGATGGCACTGCAGCTAGATCTTGGAGACATTCAACTAGCTGTGTAATTTAATtttccatctttttttttcctcttttttccattttttgggaaggaaaaatatataatttgtaagGATTGGATCATTTTGGAGATAAAATGATTATTGATTATCCCACTCACATTTACAtaccaaaaaattataataaaattttaattttaaataaatgagactcataaaataaaaaaaataattttatgtaataaatatatttaaaaaaataataataatttaaattgtgtaaataaaatttaatgtaaaataagaaTAAGATGAATGAATGGACAACGAGAACCACAAATAATGTGtattaatgttaaaataaatgtaaaaaaatagaCATGTTATTATATTATGCTTGAAAAGTTTTTGAGATTTTTGATGAAGTGATAGAACTTATAACGTAAACTAATACGGATGTCCTAACTACAGGATACTAATGAATATTcatgaattatattttttgccTTACTTTAGAGAAGACAGATTAGATTTTTCTGGGAAAATCCAAATCGT
This genomic interval carries:
- the LOC140960725 gene encoding LOW QUALITY PROTEIN: ATP synthase delta chain, chloroplastic-like (The sequence of the model RefSeq protein was modified relative to this genomic sequence to represent the inferred CDS: inserted 1 base in 1 codon) translates to MATAALQQTPITYQSRSLPSSQLQSTREIKLSLSTLLFPKLTLKSRQSRRRTRGGGSSGARMAESAAGSYANALADVAKSNNTLDQTNSDLESIDKVFSDEAVVKFFINPTVTEEDKGKIVDEIAKKSKLLPHVANFLNILVDMKRIDMIREIIKEFDVVYNKLTETELAVVSSVVELESQHLAQIAKSVQKLTGARNVRXKTKIDPTLVAGFTIRYGNSGSKLVDMSVKKQLEEMALQLDLGDIQLAV